A single Arachidicoccus sp. BS20 DNA region contains:
- a CDS encoding DUF1735 domain-containing protein, whose protein sequence is MQKIKIKKYIKLFSVLFVLSVGFTSCLKDTDVAPLTGTDGSNDVIMFLDNGGSTGGGATTFADPFPLYNFSFNLVNDTAGFDVNVYYGPLNAAPQDITVQLALNKEAVDSFNIVNQIDSNSLYTVPEDDAIYSFPASVTIPKGQHLVKAHVVITGTPSYDYGANYALPISIVSTNYGIISSNFGTEINAFVVKNQYDGDYSIEGGTIQRYSAPGVPTIDDALNGDLTGNPDVDLVTVGANTLEIQGLTWHGGSSGVAGIDNLRITIDPTTNLVTVKALGNATLANINGAVNKYDPDTKTFTLNFDWNQTTTPRTVKNLTLKYAGER, encoded by the coding sequence ATGCAAAAGATTAAAATCAAGAAATATATAAAACTTTTTAGTGTACTGTTCGTTTTAAGCGTAGGATTTACATCTTGTTTGAAAGATACAGATGTAGCCCCACTTACGGGAACGGATGGTTCCAATGATGTAATTATGTTTTTAGACAATGGAGGATCTACGGGTGGAGGCGCTACCACCTTTGCTGATCCGTTTCCTTTATACAATTTTTCATTTAATTTAGTAAATGATACTGCCGGATTTGATGTGAATGTATATTATGGACCATTAAATGCCGCGCCACAGGATATTACCGTACAATTGGCTTTAAATAAAGAAGCTGTGGATTCTTTTAATATTGTAAATCAGATAGATTCAAATTCCTTATATACAGTTCCGGAAGATGACGCTATTTATAGTTTTCCGGCTAGTGTTACTATTCCAAAGGGACAACATTTAGTAAAAGCACATGTTGTTATTACAGGAACTCCGTCTTATGATTATGGTGCGAATTATGCGCTTCCAATATCTATTGTTTCAACTAATTACGGAATAATTAGTTCAAATTTTGGAACAGAAATCAATGCGTTTGTTGTAAAAAATCAGTATGATGGGGATTATTCAATCGAAGGAGGAACAATTCAGCGTTATTCTGCTCCGGGTGTTCCAACAATTGATGATGCTTTAAATGGAGATTTGACAGGAAATCCGGATGTGGATTTAGTTACTGTTGGCGCTAATACTTTGGAAATTCAGGGCTTAACGTGGCATGGTGGTTCAAGTGGAGTTGCAGGTATAGATAATTTGAGAATAACTATCGATCCAACAACGAACTTAGTAACTGTTAAAGCGTTGGGTAATGCGACATTGGCAAACATTAATGGTGCAGTAAATAAATATGATCCTGATACGAAAACATTTACTTTGAACTTCGATTGGAACCAGACTACAACACCAAGAACGGTTAAAAATCTTACCTTAAAATACGCTGGAGAAAGATAG
- a CDS encoding SusD/RagB family nutrient-binding outer membrane lipoprotein has protein sequence MKKIILIFVIVIGLSGVSCNKFLDINQNPNSAGSSTPAKILAGQIVNMASWINSMNTYGGQTVGYMSNAGGFGSFGDVWSYEYATSKGNGDWSSGYSIAENLQFNIITPAASDPSLANYDAAAKIIKAFVFQTLVDEFNDVPYTEALNPATTLQPVYDKAPVIYQQLALLLDSAIAEFNSSAAAITAGSDPFFGGNTTKWKQFANSLKLRMIVRADDKVKFTDKSFSSDGFLTEDALINPGYQNATMSSGAQTNPGWSYWVVNYAGSRGQNAYIPAQYVFGYYDGHKLSDPGRGSAVYLNFPYTPTSQLGTNNVPQSLASPGKTGTWYSGTDTTTPSGVGHFTTSTVGTGGTTLGNNIGVFKGPNMGEPVMLLTELDFLKAEAELRGLISGDPAVDFKAGIHASFKYLYELPGGAVKSGLDPDADADTYISQNSSEEGATNAYLVDLSKATSDAQKLEAIITQKYIALNMINGIEAWNEYRRTGYPKSSGTVLNNPYGSFASLQSQANERPDRLPTRIPYPSSETTTNAANIPSDIDIFSTLIFWAK, from the coding sequence ATGAAAAAAATAATTTTAATTTTTGTTATAGTTATTGGGCTTTCGGGGGTATCTTGTAATAAATTTTTAGATATTAACCAAAACCCTAACTCTGCCGGCAGTTCTACACCTGCAAAAATATTGGCAGGGCAGATTGTTAATATGGCAAGTTGGATTAACTCGATGAATACTTATGGTGGGCAAACGGTAGGATATATGTCTAATGCAGGTGGTTTTGGTAGTTTTGGTGATGTATGGTCCTATGAATATGCTACGAGCAAAGGTAATGGAGATTGGTCATCAGGATACTCAATAGCAGAAAACCTGCAATTTAATATTATAACACCGGCGGCAAGCGACCCATCGCTTGCCAATTATGATGCAGCAGCCAAGATTATAAAGGCTTTTGTTTTTCAAACTTTGGTAGATGAATTCAATGATGTTCCATATACTGAAGCGTTAAATCCGGCTACGACTTTGCAGCCCGTGTATGACAAAGCGCCTGTTATTTATCAGCAATTGGCGCTGTTGCTGGATTCTGCTATTGCAGAATTTAATAGCTCGGCAGCTGCGATAACTGCTGGGTCTGATCCATTCTTTGGAGGCAATACTACTAAATGGAAACAATTTGCTAATTCATTGAAGCTTCGCATGATTGTGAGAGCCGACGATAAAGTAAAATTCACTGATAAATCATTCAGTTCGGATGGGTTTTTGACAGAAGATGCATTGATTAATCCGGGTTACCAAAATGCAACTATGTCATCTGGAGCACAAACAAATCCCGGGTGGAGTTATTGGGTGGTAAATTACGCAGGCTCAAGAGGGCAGAACGCTTACATTCCGGCACAGTATGTATTTGGATATTATGATGGGCATAAATTGAGTGACCCAGGTAGGGGTTCTGCTGTTTATCTTAATTTTCCTTATACACCTACGAGCCAATTGGGGACGAATAATGTGCCTCAAAGTTTGGCTTCCCCCGGAAAAACTGGTACATGGTATTCGGGGACAGATACAACTACCCCCAGTGGTGTAGGGCATTTTACTACTTCAACCGTGGGAACAGGTGGAACTACTTTGGGAAATAATATTGGTGTATTCAAAGGTCCGAATATGGGAGAACCTGTAATGCTTTTGACGGAATTGGATTTTTTGAAAGCAGAAGCAGAATTAAGGGGGCTCATAAGCGGAGATCCGGCAGTAGATTTCAAGGCTGGTATTCATGCATCTTTCAAATATTTATATGAATTACCGGGTGGTGCTGTTAAATCTGGTTTAGATCCGGATGCTGATGCAGATACTTATATTTCGCAAAATTCGTCAGAAGAAGGTGCTACAAATGCTTATTTGGTTGATTTAAGTAAGGCGACTTCTGATGCGCAAAAATTGGAAGCAATTATTACGCAAAAATATATTGCGTTGAATATGATTAATGGTATTGAAGCATGGAATGAGTATCGTAGAACGGGATATCCTAAATCATCAGGTACTGTATTGAACAATCCTTACGGCTCGTTTGCATCGTTACAATCACAGGCAAATGAACGACCGGACCGCTTGCCCACAAGAATACCTTATCCGTCATCAGAAACAACTACAAATGCTGCAAATATACCGTCGGATATAGATATATTTTCTACGTTGATTTTTTGGGCAAAATAA
- a CDS encoding SusC/RagA family TonB-linked outer membrane protein, translated as MRKKLFKCTLLLFSVLLTNFVIAQTKTISGIVLSSKDSLPISGSSVELVGTKKGTLTNTAGKFELSVPESGSHISVKEVGYETQVIDLDGAGDFITVYLKESNSALNEVVVTAAGTKVSKIQQGFATTTLDNESLTHSKPTSLASALAGKVPGLQVMATGGGLNPSYRITIRGQRSLLGNNQPLLILDGNITSYDLLSNINPEDIDNLTVLNGPSAVAVYGGQASNGALVITTKHPAAGTQQIHIANTTTWEHVSFLPKLQTKFGSGGAGYGIDENGNPYFSNIENQSYGPAFDGSIINLGDPLENGDQLTTPYSYFEDRNKFWQTGLTNQTDFSLSSADVNSSFYLSGQWLHETGTPLGDKFTRASIRLNGTRKIGNKVHASYGVSYLQNRYNVSSATSSVYTDFLNMPPDVPITLFKDWQTNEYANPNGYYNPWYANPYFVLANNRSITRNDYLTGSLEVHYTPFEWLDLISSTGYTMRNVTSESWTNPFYYTDYAKSTSSGSKSDIVGGVSEGSTYTNQLLQDFKAIFNKKYGNFSVNAIGGFHIQQDFVNNLGGSVSALIDSNLINLSNSTNPALATNSKATARQLGAYYDVQLGWKNMIFLHTTGRNDWVSILNPGDRSFFYPSVDASLVLTRAFSGLSDINWLNTWKIRAAASKVGEVNLGNTFLDGAYRLNPTYGQVNGYPYNGVAGEGMSLTIIQQDLKPEITKSWEVGTDFTLFHGVADGSVTWFHETTNNQTVTTPTSITTGFGSYLLNAGKTMSEGLETSLKLTPVDNATWTVALQGTYSYYNNKVLSIPAGLQNIALATYGGSGNTGAYAVPGMQFPEVYAFDYVRHDGKVVVDRETGMPTKTDTIVPMGNANARNTIGLIPTIRYKNFTLEADFEYRGGFVRYNNIAYDIDWGGVGARTAEFNRQRFVFPNSVYQDADGSWVDNKTVVIAENGSGNNGFWTDDAAERSITSNYVSSGDYWKLREISLTYQFPASWLAKTKAIKSASVSLVGRNLFIWAPGDNLYTDPDYSDAGSTSNGIGLTGYSYPPSRYYGINISVNF; from the coding sequence ATGAGAAAAAAATTATTTAAATGCACTCTTCTATTGTTTTCTGTACTATTGACTAATTTTGTAATAGCACAGACAAAAACAATTTCGGGTATTGTTTTATCATCAAAAGATAGTTTACCTATCTCAGGTTCCTCGGTAGAATTAGTAGGTACAAAAAAAGGTACTTTAACCAATACTGCTGGTAAGTTTGAATTGTCTGTTCCTGAATCTGGATCTCATATTTCTGTAAAAGAAGTTGGCTACGAAACCCAAGTAATTGATTTAGATGGAGCTGGGGATTTTATTACCGTTTATTTGAAAGAATCTAATTCAGCTTTAAATGAAGTTGTAGTTACAGCCGCAGGAACAAAAGTAAGCAAAATCCAACAAGGTTTTGCTACCACAACATTAGATAATGAAAGCCTTACACACTCAAAGCCAACGTCATTGGCAAGTGCTTTGGCTGGAAAAGTTCCGGGACTACAAGTAATGGCTACTGGTGGTGGATTAAATCCAAGTTACAGAATTACTATTCGTGGGCAGCGTTCTTTATTAGGCAATAACCAGCCCTTGCTTATTTTGGATGGTAATATTACCTCTTACGATTTATTAAGTAATATTAATCCTGAAGATATCGATAATCTAACTGTTTTAAACGGACCATCGGCAGTAGCCGTTTACGGAGGACAAGCATCCAATGGTGCGCTCGTGATTACAACTAAGCATCCGGCTGCAGGAACCCAACAAATACACATAGCTAATACGACTACGTGGGAACATGTATCTTTTCTTCCTAAACTACAAACAAAATTTGGTTCTGGAGGTGCTGGTTATGGTATAGATGAGAATGGTAATCCCTATTTCTCCAATATTGAGAATCAGAGTTATGGACCGGCTTTCGATGGTTCTATTATTAATTTAGGAGATCCATTGGAAAACGGAGATCAACTTACAACTCCTTATTCTTACTTTGAAGACAGAAATAAATTCTGGCAAACCGGTCTGACAAATCAAACAGATTTTTCGTTATCTTCTGCAGATGTTAATTCGTCGTTTTATCTTTCTGGTCAGTGGTTGCATGAAACAGGGACACCTTTGGGAGATAAATTTACAAGAGCTTCTATTCGTTTAAATGGTACACGAAAAATTGGTAATAAAGTACATGCCTCTTACGGAGTTTCTTACTTGCAAAATAGATACAATGTTTCAAGTGCAACAAGTAGCGTATATACGGATTTTTTGAATATGCCACCCGATGTTCCGATTACTTTATTTAAAGACTGGCAGACAAATGAATATGCCAATCCCAACGGATACTATAATCCTTGGTATGCTAATCCGTATTTTGTCTTAGCAAACAATCGGAGTATAACAAGAAACGATTATCTTACAGGAAGTTTAGAAGTTCATTATACACCATTTGAATGGTTGGATTTGATATCTTCTACTGGATACACAATGAGAAATGTAACTTCTGAAAGTTGGACTAATCCTTTTTATTACACCGATTATGCAAAATCAACCAGTTCGGGTAGTAAATCAGATATAGTAGGAGGTGTTTCTGAGGGTTCAACTTATACCAATCAACTCTTACAAGATTTTAAGGCGATTTTTAATAAAAAATATGGAAATTTTTCAGTGAATGCCATTGGAGGATTTCATATACAACAAGATTTTGTAAATAATTTGGGTGGAAGCGTTTCTGCTTTGATTGATAGTAACTTGATTAATTTAAGCAACAGTACTAATCCTGCACTTGCTACTAACTCTAAGGCTACAGCTCGTCAATTGGGTGCGTATTATGATGTGCAGTTAGGGTGGAAAAATATGATTTTCCTGCATACTACAGGTCGTAATGACTGGGTGTCTATATTAAATCCTGGAGACAGGTCGTTCTTTTATCCGTCTGTGGATGCTTCTTTGGTATTAACGAGGGCTTTTAGTGGATTAAGCGATATTAATTGGCTGAATACTTGGAAAATAAGAGCTGCAGCGTCTAAGGTTGGAGAAGTCAACTTGGGAAATACGTTTCTTGACGGTGCTTACCGCTTAAATCCGACTTACGGTCAGGTAAACGGGTATCCATATAATGGTGTTGCTGGTGAAGGTATGAGTTTAACAATTATACAACAGGATTTGAAACCGGAAATAACAAAATCATGGGAAGTTGGTACTGACTTTACTTTATTCCATGGTGTTGCGGATGGAAGTGTTACTTGGTTTCATGAAACCACGAATAACCAAACGGTTACAACACCTACCTCTATTACTACGGGTTTCGGAAGCTACTTGTTAAATGCAGGTAAAACGATGAGTGAAGGACTTGAAACGTCTTTAAAATTGACTCCTGTTGATAACGCTACATGGACAGTGGCATTACAGGGCACATATAGTTACTATAATAATAAGGTACTTTCTATTCCCGCTGGATTACAAAATATTGCATTAGCAACTTATGGTGGTTCTGGCAATACTGGGGCATATGCAGTACCCGGTATGCAATTTCCGGAAGTATATGCTTTTGATTATGTGCGTCACGATGGAAAAGTGGTAGTAGATAGAGAAACGGGCATGCCGACAAAAACAGATACAATCGTGCCAATGGGCAATGCCAATGCTAGAAATACTATAGGTCTTATACCGACGATAAGGTACAAAAACTTTACTTTGGAAGCTGATTTTGAATATCGTGGAGGTTTTGTGCGTTATAACAATATTGCTTATGATATTGACTGGGGCGGTGTAGGAGCAAGAACAGCTGAATTTAATCGCCAGCGTTTTGTATTCCCTAACTCAGTATATCAGGATGCAGATGGAAGTTGGGTAGATAATAAAACTGTTGTAATTGCTGAAAATGGAAGTGGTAATAATGGGTTTTGGACAGATGATGCCGCAGAAAGGAGTATCACGTCCAATTATGTTTCTTCGGGAGATTATTGGAAATTGAGAGAAATCTCCTTAACATACCAATTTCCCGCTTCTTGGTTAGCAAAAACAAAAGCCATTAAGTCGGCTTCTGTCAGTTTAGTGGGACGAAATCTGTTTATTTGGGCACCTGGAGATAACTTATATACAGACCCCGATTACAGTGATGCAGGAAGCACCTCCAACGGTATTGGTCTTACAGGTTATTCGTATCCTCCGTCACGCTACTATGGTATTAATATATCTGTTAACTTTTAA
- a CDS encoding diacylglycerol/lipid kinase family protein, translating to MKNSPAVHKGTTKTARKIIYLVNPISGTSKKSILVSLIEKISEERGLYCEILYTNKDADYDFLSEKIAEENITDVVILGGDGTVNNIVGALHHLKINFGIIPFGSGNGLARAAGIPSKPKEALELIFAGKSKNVDAFSVNGKFACMLSGVGFDAKVAHDFSTKSTRGLLTYTQQSIINYFKAQPYQFEVEVDSFKFFTDAFFISIANGNQFGNNFTIAPKANLNDGLLDIVIVQKMNKAKLPFAVLKQIRGNNKLEELVEEITQKNVLYFQTPEIKIKNLKNAPMHIDGEPVNSENELNIKAVKSCFKLIMP from the coding sequence ATGAAAAATAGCCCCGCTGTTCATAAAGGCACAACAAAAACAGCGAGAAAAATTATATATCTTGTCAATCCCATTTCGGGAACTTCAAAAAAAAGTATTTTAGTCAGTCTTATTGAAAAAATAAGTGAGGAACGAGGTCTTTATTGTGAAATTCTATACACTAATAAAGATGCGGATTATGATTTTCTTTCAGAAAAAATCGCCGAAGAAAATATTACCGATGTGGTAATTCTCGGCGGCGACGGAACGGTAAACAATATTGTAGGCGCATTGCATCATCTGAAAATAAATTTCGGCATTATTCCGTTTGGCAGTGGTAACGGTTTAGCAAGAGCAGCCGGTATTCCTTCGAAACCGAAAGAAGCGTTAGAACTGATTTTTGCCGGAAAATCTAAGAATGTAGATGCGTTTTCCGTCAACGGAAAGTTTGCCTGTATGTTGAGTGGTGTGGGATTTGATGCAAAAGTGGCGCACGATTTTTCGACCAAAAGCACAAGAGGATTACTTACTTACACGCAGCAAAGTATCATTAATTATTTCAAAGCGCAGCCATACCAGTTTGAAGTGGAAGTAGATAGTTTTAAATTTTTCACGGATGCTTTTTTCATCAGTATTGCCAACGGAAACCAGTTTGGGAATAATTTTACAATTGCTCCCAAAGCAAATCTTAACGACGGTTTGCTCGATATTGTGATTGTTCAGAAAATGAATAAGGCAAAACTGCCCTTTGCTGTGCTCAAGCAAATTCGTGGTAATAACAAGTTGGAAGAATTAGTAGAAGAAATCACACAAAAAAATGTTCTTTATTTTCAAACGCCTGAAATAAAAATCAAAAACCTCAAAAATGCTCCTATGCATATCGATGGCGAGCCTGTAAATTCAGAAAACGAACTAAACATAAAAGCTGTAAAAAGCTGTTTTAAACTGATAATGCCATAA
- the chrA gene encoding chromate efflux transporter has product MKLLRHLQFLKAVFIYTITAFGGAQGHFAMMLKTFVTERKDITEQELMEYSAFCQMLPGASSSQTITLIGYKRGGILLAILTLIVWILPACTMMGALSFLLNYIDDNTLHTKEVLKYIKPMAIGFIAFSGFKLLKFSVNNTITRVILICAVILTYAFFKTPWIFPAVIVAAGIATNFSKKRIVQTENPPKKINWGNMLIFLVVFLLAGFLSETARKENWSQRGKFNLFENCYRFGSLTFGGGDVLAPIMYEQYVTRPQTRQVQEKNKNVLSMNKDDFFTGYGVLKAIPGPTFSLTSFVGGMVLKKYGLWSQLWGCVIGTVAIFLPSTLLVLFFFPVWNNLKKYAVIYRSLEGINAAVVGIIFASSLYLLKDISIDVTDGKPEHLLNFATIAGTFCLLKFTKIKPPFIVLICILLGIIF; this is encoded by the coding sequence TTGAAACTTCTTAGACATTTACAGTTCCTGAAAGCAGTTTTTATTTACACCATCACAGCTTTTGGCGGTGCGCAGGGACACTTTGCCATGATGCTGAAAACATTTGTTACAGAACGGAAAGACATTACAGAACAGGAACTAATGGAATACAGCGCATTTTGTCAAATGCTTCCGGGCGCTTCTTCTTCGCAGACGATTACATTAATAGGTTACAAAAGAGGCGGCATATTACTCGCTATTCTCACGCTCATTGTGTGGATTTTACCTGCGTGTACAATGATGGGTGCATTATCTTTCTTGCTAAATTATATCGACGACAATACTTTACATACTAAAGAAGTGTTGAAATATATCAAACCAATGGCAATTGGATTCATTGCTTTTTCGGGTTTTAAGTTGTTGAAATTTTCAGTAAATAATACCATTACAAGGGTTATTTTAATTTGCGCAGTTATACTTACTTATGCGTTCTTTAAAACTCCTTGGATATTTCCGGCGGTAATTGTAGCGGCAGGTATTGCTACTAATTTCAGTAAAAAACGTATTGTTCAAACCGAAAACCCGCCGAAAAAAATCAATTGGGGAAATATGCTCATCTTTCTTGTCGTGTTTCTTTTAGCCGGATTTTTATCTGAAACCGCACGAAAAGAAAACTGGTCGCAGCGTGGAAAATTCAACCTGTTTGAAAACTGTTACCGTTTCGGCTCGCTTACTTTCGGCGGCGGCGATGTGCTTGCGCCTATCATGTATGAACAATACGTTACACGTCCACAAACACGACAAGTACAGGAAAAAAACAAGAACGTATTGAGCATGAATAAAGATGATTTTTTTACAGGTTATGGTGTATTAAAAGCAATTCCGGGACCTACTTTTTCCCTCACATCTTTTGTAGGAGGAATGGTGTTAAAAAAATACGGTTTATGGTCGCAGTTATGGGGTTGCGTTATTGGGACTGTAGCGATATTTTTACCTTCAACTTTACTCGTTTTATTTTTCTTTCCTGTGTGGAACAATCTCAAAAAATACGCAGTTATTTACCGTTCATTAGAAGGTATCAACGCTGCTGTTGTAGGTATTATATTTGCGTCATCGCTTTATTTATTGAAAGATATTTCAATTGACGTAACCGATGGAAAGCCGGAACATTTACTCAATTTCGCTACAATAGCCGGAACTTTTTGTTTGCTGAAATTTACAAAAATAAAACCACCGTTTATTGTATTGATTTGTATTTTATTAGGTATTATTTTTTAA
- the nadD gene encoding nicotinate (nicotinamide) nucleotide adenylyltransferase — translation MKVGLYFGSFNPIHIGHLIIAEFVANNTEVQQVWFVVSPQNPLKKNSTLLNEYDRLHLVNLAVEDNTKLRAVDIEFKLPKPSYTITTLTYLQEKYPQHEFFVILGSDSFLNLSNWKNYEVLVNNYRFIVYERSGFSIDKEKVDSKINYEVLQAPLLDISATFIREQIKQRKSIRYLVPEKVFNEIEINKYYF, via the coding sequence ATGAAAGTAGGTTTATACTTCGGTTCTTTTAATCCCATACACATTGGTCATTTGATTATTGCAGAATTTGTGGCTAATAATACAGAAGTTCAGCAAGTTTGGTTTGTGGTTTCTCCGCAGAATCCATTGAAAAAAAATAGTACACTTCTAAATGAATATGACAGGCTGCATTTGGTAAATTTAGCCGTTGAGGATAATACAAAATTGCGTGCCGTTGATATTGAGTTTAAGCTTCCGAAACCATCTTATACTATTACCACATTAACTTATTTACAGGAGAAATATCCTCAGCACGAATTTTTTGTAATCTTAGGTTCGGATAGTTTTTTGAATTTGAGCAACTGGAAAAATTATGAAGTGTTGGTAAATAATTACCGGTTCATTGTTTATGAACGTTCGGGCTTTTCGATTGATAAAGAAAAAGTTGATTCTAAAATTAATTATGAAGTTCTGCAAGCGCCGTTGCTCGATATTTCTGCTACTTTCATTAGAGAACAGATAAAACAAAGAAAATCAATCCGTTATCTCGTCCCTGAAAAGGTCTTTAATGAGATTGAAATAAATAAATATTATTTTTAA
- a CDS encoding FeoA family protein: MMKLSEVSVGKSVVIKEFENNEIFIKLMEMGCIPGEIVKIEQIAPLGDPISITVVGYNLSLRLNEAQYIIVEEI; this comes from the coding sequence ATGATGAAACTGTCTGAAGTAAGTGTAGGGAAAAGTGTAGTAATTAAAGAATTTGAGAATAACGAAATATTTATAAAATTAATGGAAATGGGTTGTATTCCGGGAGAAATAGTGAAAATAGAACAGATTGCACCACTTGGCGACCCTATTTCAATTACGGTGGTAGGTTACAATTTAAGTCTTAGATTAAATGAAGCACAATATATTATTGTGGAAGAAATTTAA
- the ybeY gene encoding rRNA maturation RNase YbeY, whose translation MSKVFFHYADRKLNIPNKRNIQQFVEQIFKKEKKQLNHIDYIFCSDDYLLNININHLQHDYYTDIITFELSSTNKTEAEIYISLDRVKENAQQLNEPFNKEVLRVIFHGALHLCGYKDKTKKDAELMRQMENRYLAFYLK comes from the coding sequence ATGAGCAAAGTATTTTTCCATTATGCCGATAGAAAACTGAACATTCCTAATAAAAGAAATATTCAGCAATTTGTAGAACAGATTTTTAAAAAAGAAAAGAAACAACTCAACCATATCGATTATATTTTTTGTTCCGATGATTATCTTTTAAATATCAACATCAATCATCTTCAACACGATTATTACACCGACATTATCACTTTTGAATTAAGCTCAACCAACAAAACAGAAGCAGAAATTTATATAAGCCTTGACAGAGTAAAAGAAAATGCGCAACAATTAAATGAACCTTTTAATAAAGAAGTACTACGTGTAATATTTCACGGCGCATTACACCTTTGTGGTTATAAAGATAAAACAAAGAAAGATGCTGAATTAATGCGCCAGATGGAAAATAGATACCTCGCTTTTTATCTTAAATAA